Proteins from a single region of Weeksella virosa DSM 16922:
- a CDS encoding DUF6985 domain-containing protein — MTHKFWGTIKEDDWAEFTSDITFSHPFFNEQNIEIFLGDEDGEEIEDFPTEQQLTEFAETYQMFIEDIESKLQSIQNKAFERYLELYAHFYENPDKSGKPALNIDSVEKHNDAIKDMTALRVSGGKILRLSIRYLLDTEHGLEFKFVDNQLVKMGGIAET, encoded by the coding sequence ATGACGCACAAATTTTGGGGAACGATAAAAGAAGATGATTGGGCAGAGTTTACTTCCGATATTACTTTTTCTCACCCGTTTTTTAACGAACAAAATATTGAAATTTTTTTGGGCGATGAAGACGGCGAAGAAATAGAAGATTTCCCTACCGAACAGCAACTGACGGAATTTGCAGAAACCTACCAAATGTTTATTGAGGATATTGAGAGTAAACTCCAAAGCATCCAGAATAAAGCGTTTGAAAGATATTTAGAATTATATGCACATTTCTACGAAAATCCTGATAAATCTGGGAAACCAGCACTAAATATCGACAGTGTAGAAAAACACAACGACGCCATTAAAGACATGACGGCTTTGAGAGTTTCGGGTGGCAAAATACTCCGGTTATCCATCAGATACCTTTTGGATACAGAACATGGGCTTGAATTCAAATTCGTGGATAATCAATTGGTAAAGATGGGTGGAATTGCAGAAACATAA
- a CDS encoding Imm43 family immunity protein codes for MQEAAKKQLLKSPDSEKELLIWGIPIEKVDEMAALGIPLAASGDIGISEVFNPKKTHPDFVFPWVGATPVKDVAAMPEEVVICLKKVKGVHFDLLVYNNFFIVSEKLYEYMVINGFNYENGKSIAHILDTKGKKLTEEKFYLLRFYWWEITTEEVGIFTSEDESSHPRAITHSSKNFLMTTQLGYENELFVNKQLKEDIEAKFKNPTLYTMKEWEELNKEDWEF; via the coding sequence ATGCAAGAAGCAGCAAAAAAACAACTATTGAAATCACCGGACAGTGAAAAAGAATTGCTGATTTGGGGAATCCCCATTGAAAAAGTAGATGAAATGGCAGCACTGGGAATTCCGCTTGCTGCATCGGGAGACATTGGTATTTCGGAGGTTTTTAATCCGAAGAAGACACATCCTGATTTCGTATTTCCGTGGGTTGGGGCCACACCTGTAAAAGATGTTGCAGCAATGCCCGAAGAGGTGGTGATCTGTTTGAAAAAGGTCAAAGGCGTTCACTTCGACCTCCTTGTATACAATAACTTTTTCATCGTATCCGAGAAACTCTACGAATATATGGTAATTAATGGATTCAACTACGAAAACGGCAAAAGCATCGCACATATATTGGATACAAAAGGGAAAAAACTAACAGAAGAAAAGTTTTATTTGCTTAGGTTTTATTGGTGGGAAATTACAACCGAAGAGGTTGGTATATTTACGAGTGAGGATGAGAGTTCTCATCCCAGAGCTATCACGCATTCATCCAAAAATTTTCTAATGACAACACAGCTCGGCTATGAGAATGAATTATTTGTAAATAAGCAACTGAAGGAGGATATTGAAGCAAAATTTAAAAATCCCACCCTGTACACCATGAAAGAATGGGAAGAATTAAATAAGGAAGATTGGGAGTTTTAA
- a CDS encoding SMI1/KNR4 family protein, which yields MAFPLDEKFITDTENELNVLFPNEFKTKMIQENGGEVFTEDDNWQLYPFFDQSDKKRISRTCNHIGLETKQAREWINFPDDAVAIAGNGCGDHLVLLTTDGGKKLGEEIFIWHHETGEVEKTAETITELLDDGFEDEDFYF from the coding sequence ATGGCATTTCCATTAGACGAAAAATTCATTACCGACACAGAAAACGAACTCAATGTTTTGTTTCCCAACGAGTTCAAAACCAAAATGATACAAGAAAACGGTGGAGAAGTATTTACCGAAGACGACAATTGGCAACTTTATCCGTTTTTCGATCAATCGGATAAGAAGAGAATCAGTCGCACCTGCAACCATATCGGGCTCGAAACCAAACAAGCAAGAGAATGGATAAACTTCCCAGACGATGCCGTTGCCATTGCAGGAAACGGTTGTGGAGACCACTTGGTACTGCTCACTACAGACGGAGGCAAGAAACTTGGCGAAGAAATTTTTATCTGGCATCACGAGACCGGTGAAGTTGAAAAGACCGCCGAAACCATCACTGAACTTCTCGATGATGGTTTTGAGGATGAAGATTTTTATTTTTAA
- a CDS encoding competence protein ComJ produces the protein MNSQQIDLEISHHQIHLRSGDFNPKNEQWSKEDIIQGAILTASHVTFDPIVDGDFAAMVTVSFQHEFTASKDALRIIKFPFTVVGDLVLSSVPAEHTLLVSPEEGTYTGYFEICESEEVSEVYYQFTFVSFGGEKEARFVMDDNFGGKKDELLIVQ, from the coding sequence ATGAACTCACAGCAAATTGATTTAGAAATTTCTCACCATCAAATTCATTTAAGAAGCGGAGATTTTAACCCCAAAAACGAACAATGGAGCAAAGAGGATATTATACAGGGTGCAATTTTGACAGCATCGCATGTAACATTCGACCCCATTGTTGATGGCGATTTTGCAGCAATGGTAACGGTAAGTTTTCAACACGAATTTACGGCATCCAAAGACGCGTTGAGAATTATCAAATTTCCTTTTACGGTGGTCGGAGATTTGGTGCTCTCATCGGTGCCGGCAGAGCACACCTTATTGGTTTCGCCAGAAGAAGGAACTTATACGGGATATTTTGAAATCTGCGAATCCGAAGAGGTTTCAGAGGTGTATTATCAATTTACCTTTGTCTCTTTTGGTGGCGAAAAAGAAGCCCGTTTTGTGATGGATGACAATTTCGGAGGCAAAAAAGACGAATTATTAATAGTACAATAA
- a CDS encoding YwqG family protein, which yields MNKLKEQFQKYGFTEVFEVLAPQARAAIHMLPGEVQSDEQTIKTGASKLGGCPDLPKGQPWLTNEETGDPMSFFAQINLAEIHPFDAGHELPSSGMLYFFYDVKYFSWGFDPKNKVGSRVFFYEGPQEALERVPTPEGATEYRASSLSFKTVEEVSEISSHLANADITEEQEDDYLDLLDEMSSGEAIHKLLGHSNNIQNGMELMCELVHHGIYCGTSAAYRDPKINQYREQVSRWKLLCQINTSNDHGIALGDEACLYFWITEEDLKNRHFERAWQVLQSY from the coding sequence ATGAATAAACTAAAAGAGCAGTTTCAAAAATACGGTTTCACCGAAGTATTCGAGGTGCTGGCACCCCAAGCCCGGGCCGCCATTCACATGCTTCCGGGAGAAGTGCAAAGCGATGAACAAACCATAAAAACCGGAGCTTCCAAATTAGGCGGTTGTCCGGATTTGCCCAAAGGGCAGCCTTGGTTAACCAATGAGGAAACGGGAGACCCGATGAGTTTTTTTGCACAAATTAATTTGGCTGAAATTCATCCTTTTGATGCCGGGCATGAACTTCCATCCAGCGGAATGCTTTATTTCTTTTACGATGTCAAATATTTTTCATGGGGATTTGATCCGAAGAACAAGGTCGGCAGCCGCGTATTTTTTTATGAAGGTCCGCAGGAGGCTCTGGAGCGGGTGCCAACCCCGGAAGGAGCCACAGAATATAGAGCTTCATCGCTATCGTTCAAAACCGTTGAGGAAGTTTCCGAAATTTCAAGTCATTTAGCAAATGCAGATATTACGGAAGAGCAGGAAGATGATTATTTAGATTTGCTGGATGAGATGTCCAGCGGCGAAGCGATACACAAATTGTTGGGGCACTCCAATAACATCCAAAACGGTATGGAACTGATGTGCGAATTGGTTCATCATGGCATCTACTGCGGAACTTCTGCGGCATATCGCGACCCAAAAATTAATCAATACCGCGAGCAGGTATCTCGCTGGAAGCTGCTCTGCCAAATTAATACGAGCAACGACCACGGAATCGCTCTTGGCGACGAAGCCTGCCTCTATTTCTGGATAACCGAGGAGGATTTGAAAAACAGACATTTCGAGCGGGCTTGGCAAGTATTACAAAGTTATTAA
- a CDS encoding RteC domain-containing protein gives MNKFYNETLHRLKTTVNELEVEADCSIQRIEAVILLIVECLSELKEYVLKTGFSDEDEEIRFFKHQKPTIVAKLIYYNAVYKIEAKRPYGGKEVLEEYFNKELSKLKRFFDNNMAFYSYYRTDSTYLDHTYFVRGKHNVQLSLDTFYFLKPTTVFPLPTITK, from the coding sequence ATGAATAAATTTTACAACGAAACATTACATAGGTTAAAAACAACAGTCAACGAATTGGAGGTTGAAGCTGATTGCTCCATACAACGGATAGAAGCTGTTATACTTCTTATTGTAGAATGCCTATCCGAATTAAAGGAATATGTGCTAAAAACAGGGTTCAGCGATGAAGACGAAGAAATCCGTTTTTTCAAACATCAGAAACCTACCATCGTTGCAAAGCTCATTTATTACAATGCTGTGTATAAGATTGAAGCCAAAAGACCTTATGGCGGAAAAGAAGTTTTGGAAGAATATTTCAATAAAGAATTATCAAAGCTCAAAAGGTTTTTTGATAACAATATGGCGTTTTACAGCTATTACAGAACCGACAGCACTTATCTTGACCACACCTATTTTGTTCGTGGCAAGCACAATGTTCAATTGAGTTTGGACACATTCTATTTTTTGAAACCGACCACAGTTTTTCCACTTCCCACGATTACAAAGTAG
- a CDS encoding heavy metal translocating P-type ATPase codes for MINTDKNHKHTYDAQGKMTCCTQEEKIYTKAGAKELVKGHHKNDGHNHDHSDDDGHDHSHSGDTDNVFKMFLPAIISLALLLAGIAMDNWFPQTWFTDWVRIIWYVVAYAPVGLPVLKEAVESIRKGEIFSEFFLMGIATIGAFAIGEYPEGVAVMLFYAVGEVFQTMAVSRAKSNIKSLLDQRPDEVTVLKNNEPQTVKAETVAVGEIIQLKPGEKLGLDGELLSETASFNTSALTGESKPDTKNKGETVLAGMINLNTVSQVKVTTAYTDSKLSKILELVQNATAQKAPTELFIRKFAKIYTPIVVLLAIAICLLPYFFVENYEFRDWLYRALVFLVISCPCALVISIPLGYFGGIGAASKNGILFKGSNFLDALSDIQNVVMDKTGTMTEGVFKVQDINFNPEFDKAEILELVNILESHSTHPVATAIHEYVGRPNNEIRLENTEEIAGHGLKSTVNGKDLLVGNFKLMGKFGISYDLDPNSIVYTTIAVAYDSKFVGYITIADSIKEDAQETITLLHKLNVKATMLSGDKSTVVKYVAEQLGIDNAFGDLLPEDKVNRVKDIKAKGESVAFVGDGVNDAPVVALSDVGIAMGGLGSDATIETADVVIQDDKPSKIPMAINIGKQTKKIVWQNIGLAFGVKAIVLVLGAGGLATMWEAVFADVGVALLAILNAVRIQRMKF; via the coding sequence ATGATAAATACAGACAAAAATCACAAGCATACTTACGATGCACAAGGCAAAATGACTTGTTGCACACAGGAAGAAAAAATCTACACCAAAGCAGGTGCTAAGGAATTGGTAAAAGGGCATCACAAAAATGACGGGCATAATCACGACCACAGTGATGATGACGGACACGACCATTCGCATTCAGGAGATACTGACAATGTTTTCAAGATGTTTCTTCCCGCCATTATTTCCCTTGCGCTGTTGCTTGCAGGTATTGCAATGGATAATTGGTTTCCGCAGACGTGGTTTACCGATTGGGTACGGATTATTTGGTACGTGGTGGCTTATGCTCCTGTTGGACTGCCCGTACTCAAAGAAGCCGTTGAGAGTATTCGCAAAGGCGAGATTTTCTCGGAGTTCTTTTTGATGGGCATTGCAACTATCGGGGCATTTGCCATTGGCGAATATCCCGAGGGCGTTGCGGTAATGTTGTTCTATGCCGTTGGCGAAGTTTTTCAGACAATGGCTGTTTCGAGGGCAAAATCAAACATCAAATCTTTGCTTGACCAAAGACCCGATGAAGTAACCGTTTTAAAAAACAATGAACCGCAAACCGTAAAGGCAGAAACTGTTGCCGTTGGCGAAATTATACAGCTTAAACCGGGAGAAAAATTAGGCTTAGACGGAGAACTGTTGTCCGAAACGGCATCTTTCAATACATCGGCTTTAACAGGCGAAAGCAAACCAGATACAAAAAACAAAGGCGAAACCGTTTTGGCAGGGATGATAAATCTCAACACCGTATCGCAGGTAAAAGTTACGACCGCATACACCGACAGTAAGTTGAGCAAGATTTTAGAATTGGTGCAAAACGCCACTGCACAAAAAGCACCAACGGAATTATTTATCCGGAAATTTGCAAAAATCTATACGCCTATTGTAGTGCTGTTAGCCATAGCCATTTGCCTACTGCCTTATTTCTTTGTGGAAAATTATGAGTTTAGAGATTGGCTGTACAGGGCTTTGGTATTCCTGGTTATTTCCTGCCCTTGTGCGTTGGTTATTTCCATTCCCTTAGGTTATTTCGGTGGTATTGGTGCTGCGAGCAAAAATGGAATACTGTTCAAAGGAAGTAACTTTTTAGATGCTCTTTCCGATATTCAAAACGTAGTGATGGATAAGACAGGTACAATGACAGAGGGCGTTTTTAAGGTTCAGGATATCAACTTCAATCCCGAATTTGATAAAGCTGAAATTCTGGAATTAGTCAACATTTTGGAAAGCCATAGCACACACCCCGTAGCAACCGCTATTCACGAATACGTGGGGAGACCGAATAATGAAATTCGATTGGAAAATACGGAGGAAATCGCCGGACACGGTTTGAAATCAACGGTAAACGGTAAGGATTTATTGGTCGGGAATTTCAAACTGATGGGTAAGTTCGGCATATCATACGACTTAGACCCGAACAGCATCGTTTATACAACTATTGCCGTTGCATACGACAGCAAATTTGTTGGTTACATCACGATTGCCGACAGTATCAAAGAAGATGCACAAGAAACCATAACCCTATTGCATAAGCTCAATGTTAAAGCAACGATGCTTAGCGGAGATAAAAGTACCGTTGTGAAATATGTAGCGGAGCAGTTGGGGATAGACAATGCCTTTGGAGATTTATTGCCCGAAGACAAAGTAAACAGAGTTAAAGACATCAAAGCCAAAGGCGAAAGCGTTGCTTTTGTGGGCGATGGTGTAAACGATGCTCCTGTTGTGGCATTGAGCGACGTAGGTATCGCAATGGGTGGATTAGGGAGTGATGCCACTATCGAAACCGCAGATGTGGTCATACAGGACGATAAGCCAAGTAAAATACCTATGGCAATCAACATCGGTAAACAGACAAAGAAAATCGTTTGGCAAAATATCGGTTTGGCTTTCGGTGTCAAAGCTATTGTACTCGTACTTGGAGCAGGTGGATTGGCGACAATGTGGGAAGCTGTTTTTGCGGATGTTGGCGTAGCGTTATTGGCAATTTTAAATGCGGTAAGAATACAGCGAATGAAATTTTAA
- a CDS encoding transglutaminase-like domain-containing protein, giving the protein MDTYLKETKILDYSNASIQKLLEQRGWENLDTVAKVQAIYNFVRDEIKFGYNVSDYISASQVLNDGYGQCNTKATLLMALLRATDVPNRIHGFTIDKALQKGAITGIWYRLSPKNILHSWVEVWVNEQWYFLEGVILDKPYLTKLQEQNSDCKTTFCGFGVYTDNFENPPIEWNLNNTFIQDKGINRDFGVFDTPDAFYENINKN; this is encoded by the coding sequence ATGGACACCTATCTTAAAGAAACAAAAATCCTTGACTACTCCAATGCTTCCATACAAAAGCTATTGGAGCAGAGAGGGTGGGAAAACTTGGACACCGTTGCCAAAGTTCAAGCCATTTACAATTTTGTACGGGACGAAATAAAGTTTGGCTATAATGTTTCTGATTATATTTCCGCATCGCAGGTGCTGAATGACGGGTACGGACAATGCAACACAAAAGCCACTTTATTAATGGCTTTGTTAAGAGCAACAGATGTACCTAACCGTATTCACGGCTTTACCATTGACAAGGCATTGCAGAAAGGAGCTATTACAGGTATTTGGTACAGACTATCGCCTAAGAATATCTTGCATAGCTGGGTTGAAGTTTGGGTAAACGAGCAATGGTATTTTTTGGAGGGCGTGATTTTGGATAAACCGTACCTCACTAAATTACAGGAACAGAACAGTGATTGCAAGACCACTTTTTGCGGTTTCGGGGTTTATACCGATAATTTTGAGAACCCGCCGATTGAATGGAACCTCAATAATACATTTATTCAGGATAAAGGCATCAATCGGGACTTTGGCGTTTTTGATACACCCGATGCGTTTTATGAAAACATCAACAAGAACTGA
- a CDS encoding Fur family transcriptional regulator, with the protein MKKNIEQKLLSKNTNPTSMRILVYDFLEQQQTAMSLSEIESHFYKADRVTIYRTLKTFEEKGIVHSIQENTTVKYILCHDGCDENTHKDWHLHFYCKICKQTTCKEDFIIPQNGSQNYRIDELKLFGKGICENCLKESLQ; encoded by the coding sequence ATGAAAAAAAACATTGAACAGAAGCTGTTGTCAAAGAACACCAATCCGACAAGTATGCGGATATTGGTGTACGACTTCTTGGAGCAACAGCAGACAGCAATGTCCTTATCTGAAATTGAGAGCCATTTTTATAAAGCAGACAGGGTTACGATTTACAGGACTTTGAAAACTTTTGAAGAAAAAGGCATTGTACACAGTATTCAGGAGAACACTACGGTCAAGTATATTCTGTGCCACGATGGGTGTGATGAAAATACACACAAGGATTGGCACTTACATTTCTATTGTAAGATTTGTAAGCAGACAACCTGTAAGGAGGATTTTATAATACCGCAGAATGGAAGTCAGAATTACCGTATCGACGAACTAAAATTATTTGGTAAGGGAATTTGTGAAAACTGTTTAAAGGAGAGTTTGCAATAG
- a CDS encoding efflux RND transporter periplasmic adaptor subunit: MKRIINNIVFSVLVLVAFFAFNACTNNHKEGDGHNHGTEAETTTDEHEEEEENVAVLTDEQMKAVGIEIGSIEQKQLSATLKANGALRVPNSNKANATSLFGGVIKSLNVEIGDFVRKGQVIATISNPQFIQLQEEYLSINSRIEFAEQEVARQRELNEGNAGAKKNLQSATTELNTLRTRKASLQQQIQMMGINPASLSNSNLKSSLVVTSPISGTVSNVFAKIGSYVDVSSPIAEIIENTALHLDLQVYEKDIPLIKIGQKIDFVVTNNPNKTYSAEVYSIGSSFSGESKTIAVHSKITGDKAGLIDGMSITGMVSLDDVLSTAVPNDAIVNADGKYYIFLVKEREEEAHDHKEGEAHDHNHGSEKGTQFVRMEVVKGATQLGYTAITPVSEIPHGAHIVVKGAFFVNAKMDDSGEHAHAH; encoded by the coding sequence ATGAAACGTATCATAAATAATATAGTTTTTAGCGTTCTTGTCCTCGTTGCATTCTTTGCTTTCAACGCCTGTACAAATAATCATAAAGAGGGCGATGGGCATAATCACGGAACGGAAGCAGAAACAACAACGGACGAACACGAAGAAGAAGAAGAAAATGTTGCAGTGCTGACCGATGAGCAGATGAAAGCGGTGGGTATTGAAATCGGTTCAATTGAACAGAAGCAATTATCCGCAACATTGAAAGCCAATGGAGCATTAAGAGTTCCCAACAGCAACAAGGCGAATGCAACCTCGTTGTTTGGTGGTGTTATCAAATCCCTTAATGTGGAGATAGGCGATTTCGTAAGGAAAGGTCAGGTTATCGCTACTATTTCCAATCCGCAATTCATACAATTGCAGGAAGAATACCTAAGCATCAATAGCCGGATAGAATTTGCAGAGCAGGAAGTGGCAAGACAAAGAGAGCTGAACGAGGGAAATGCAGGTGCAAAGAAAAACCTGCAAAGTGCCACTACCGAATTGAACACGTTGAGAACACGAAAAGCATCGTTACAACAACAAATCCAAATGATGGGCATTAATCCGGCTTCCCTGTCAAATTCCAATCTTAAATCCTCGTTGGTCGTTACAAGTCCGATAAGCGGTACTGTGAGCAATGTTTTCGCCAAAATCGGAAGCTATGTAGATGTGTCATCGCCTATTGCTGAAATCATAGAAAACACAGCCCTGCACTTGGACTTACAGGTGTATGAAAAGGATATTCCTTTAATCAAAATAGGTCAGAAAATAGATTTTGTCGTAACCAACAATCCCAATAAGACTTATTCTGCCGAAGTTTATAGTATCGGCTCATCCTTTAGCGGAGAGAGTAAAACTATTGCTGTTCACAGCAAGATTACAGGAGATAAAGCAGGATTGATTGACGGAATGAGTATAACCGGAATGGTAAGTTTAGATGATGTATTAAGTACGGCTGTACCCAACGATGCTATTGTCAATGCAGACGGAAAGTATTACATCTTTTTGGTCAAGGAGCGGGAAGAAGAAGCTCACGACCATAAAGAGGGCGAAGCTCACGACCATAACCACGGTTCTGAAAAAGGAACTCAATTTGTAAGAATGGAAGTCGTTAAAGGTGCTACGCAATTGGGTTATACGGCAATTACACCTGTAAGTGAAATTCCGCACGGTGCGCATATCGTGGTAAAAGGCGCGTTTTTTGTGAATGCAAAAATGGATGATTCGGGAGAACACGCCCACGCTCACTAA